The genomic window AATTTGTTCACGAGCAAAACGTTATCCACCGAGATATTAAACCATCTAATTTAATTAGGCGCAAGCGAGACGGTAAGATTTTCTTAATTGACTTTGGAGTAGTTAAAGAGATTCAGTTACCAACTACTACTCAAATTAATAGTTATGCAACAATTTCTGTAGGTACTCCTGGCTACGTACCAAACGAGCAACTAGGCGGAAAACCTCGTTTTAGCAGCGATATTTATGCTTTGGGGATCACAGCAATTCAAGCGTTAACAGGGCTATATCCAGAACAAATCGCCGAACATCCTCAAACTGGAGAGCTTCTGTGGCAACAGAGTGTAGAAATTAGCGATCGCCTAGCGGCTATTTTAACTAAAATGGTTAAGTCGCATTTTCGCGATCGCTATCAATTTATTGATGAAGTATTAGCAGACTTACAAAACTTTTATAGCCATTCTAGAAAATTTACTTCTGTATCAGATACTCCCAAAAATTCGGTATCTACACCTAGTCTTTTTGTACCTGAACAACTAAAGGAAAGTACCCGTAAATCGGAGACTTCCTCGCCCCAACTAATAAGTTTCCCTATACTTATTGGTTTAATTGCCGCTACTATCGGAGCAACTTTTTATCTGTCTCGCTGGTTATTGCCGCCACAAATAGCTCAAACAATTGTGACTAAGGAAACTCCAAAAGTAAATTTTACACCAACTCCAACGTCCGAAGTTGCCAGAGTGCGATCGCCTGCTGCTACATCAACACCACCACTCATTTCACCCAGCCCTAAAGTTGCCTTGTCTCCAGTAGCGCCAAAACTTCCAGAAACTGCCACGCTTCCAGAAATTTTATCGCCTACAATTACGACAAAAATCAGCCCGGAGGCGAACCTCGCCACACCAACAGCACTTCCTGTACCTTTAGAACAAGTTACCCAGCCTATTCCGCTCACAGAAGTTAAATGCTTGACTACAAGCGCTGACTCTAACAATCAATCCTTTGTTGAATCGTTGGCAAACTTGACTATTGGTAAAGAAACCGTTACAGCTATAGCTGAACTTGCTAGTCAAAATTCTCGTAATCCAATCGATAGTCAAATCAAAGCTGATACACCTGCGGGGGTAGATTGTTTACTCAATCCTCGCGAC from Synechocystis sp. PCC 7509 includes these protein-coding regions:
- a CDS encoding serine/threonine protein kinase codes for the protein MQGIILRGRYRITKLLGRGGFGDTYLAADGDRPGKPICVVKKLQVNSNSPSILQAAQRLFNNEAEILYKLGSHEQIPQLLAHFEEDNQFYLVQEFIDGHDLSEEINPNRQWSEKQIEEFLREVLTILKFVHEQNVIHRDIKPSNLIRRKRDGKIFLIDFGVVKEIQLPTTTQINSYATISVGTPGYVPNEQLGGKPRFSSDIYALGITAIQALTGLYPEQIAEHPQTGELLWQQSVEISDRLAAILTKMVKSHFRDRYQFIDEVLADLQNFYSHSRKFTSVSDTPKNSVSTPSLFVPEQLKESTRKSETSSPQLISFPILIGLIAATIGATFYLSRWLLPPQIAQTIVTKETPKVNFTPTPTSEVARVRSPAATSTPPLISPSPKVALSPVAPKLPETATLPEILSPTITTKISPEANLATPTALPVPLEQVTQPIPLTEVKCLTTSADSNNQSFVESLANLTIGKETVTAIAELASQNSRNPIDSQIKADTPAGVDCLLNPRDTNNQFNTLKLAFGINDTNKYLSNTSAGTKVRLTVYLDQKSIGSKEVTKGEIKTWGVNIADVENVALEAECIKSSNISNTCPALVFTQVDLN